The following are encoded in a window of Geoalkalibacter ferrihydriticus DSM 17813 genomic DNA:
- a CDS encoding DUF2062 domain-containing protein: MWQRLALIRQFKLNFIRLLRARGTADEIAKGLALGVFIGMTPTFGVQMIIAVFVAILLRENKIAAAAGVWVTNPFTAPFIYALGYETGRLLLGMDRVALVREFNYEAVKRFGWDLFLPLTVGGIVLGVLCGVITYALTVRAIPVVKTWRVPRWPRPRRRKDK, encoded by the coding sequence ATGTGGCAGCGCCTGGCTCTAATTCGACAGTTTAAGCTCAATTTCATTCGCCTTCTGCGTGCTCGCGGAACGGCGGATGAAATCGCCAAGGGCCTGGCTCTGGGTGTTTTCATCGGTATGACGCCAACCTTTGGCGTGCAGATGATTATTGCCGTGTTTGTCGCCATTCTGCTGCGCGAAAATAAAATTGCCGCGGCCGCCGGTGTCTGGGTAACCAATCCTTTTACGGCTCCCTTTATTTATGCCCTGGGTTACGAAACCGGGCGGCTGCTGCTGGGCATGGACAGGGTCGCTCTGGTGCGCGAATTCAACTACGAAGCCGTCAAAAGATTTGGCTGGGATCTGTTCTTGCCTCTGACGGTCGGCGGCATTGTTCTGGGAGTTTTGTGCGGAGTGATCACTTATGCATTGACGGTGCGTGCCATTCCCGTGGTCAAAACCTGGCGGGTTCCGCGCTGGCCGCGGCCGCGGCGGCGGAAGGATAAATGA
- the rsmA gene encoding 16S rRNA (adenine(1518)-N(6)/adenine(1519)-N(6))-dimethyltransferase RsmA: MMKEEHRPRKRFGQNFLRDVSVIERILQAAQLDEQSRVLEIGPGLGALTDRLLGLAGQVKVMEVDRDLVARLEERRHPRLEIHVGDALLLPWEELLSEPPYTLVANLPYNISSQVLFRILDHRHLFSRLVLMFQKEVGDRLCAGPGTSAYGILSVLCPLWFDVRRVVLVRPGAFFPPPKVDSVVLAFDALPGPRVPVADEAFFRRVVKAAFAQRRKTLRNTLKAAGFAEADLLAALEVCAINPQARGETLSLEQFAQLAAALQK; this comes from the coding sequence ATGATGAAGGAAGAACATCGGCCGCGTAAGCGTTTCGGTCAGAACTTTCTGCGCGACGTCTCGGTGATTGAACGCATTCTTCAGGCTGCGCAACTCGATGAGCAGAGTCGTGTGCTTGAAATTGGTCCAGGCCTCGGGGCCTTGACTGATCGACTGCTGGGCTTGGCCGGACAGGTGAAGGTCATGGAAGTCGACCGGGATCTGGTGGCCAGACTGGAAGAGCGTCGCCACCCCCGTCTTGAAATCCACGTCGGCGATGCGTTGCTTTTACCTTGGGAGGAGCTGCTGAGCGAGCCGCCCTATACCCTGGTGGCCAATTTGCCTTACAACATTTCCAGCCAGGTCTTGTTCCGCATCCTTGACCATCGGCATCTGTTTTCGCGCCTGGTCCTGATGTTTCAAAAGGAGGTCGGTGACCGCCTGTGCGCCGGTCCCGGCACCAGTGCCTACGGTATTTTGTCCGTGCTTTGCCCCCTTTGGTTCGATGTGCGGCGCGTGGTACTGGTCCGTCCCGGAGCTTTTTTCCCGCCGCCCAAAGTGGATTCGGTGGTTTTAGCTTTCGACGCCCTGCCCGGACCCCGTGTACCGGTCGCCGATGAAGCGTTTTTCCGGCGGGTTGTGAAGGCCGCCTTCGCCCAGCGTCGCAAGACCCTGCGCAACACCCTCAAGGCTGCGGGTTTTGCCGAAGCCGATCTGCTCGCTGCGCTCGAGGTCTGCGCCATCAATCCCCAGGCGCGGGGTGAAACCCTGTCCCTTGAGCAGTTCGCGCAACTCGCTGCGGCTTTGCAGAAATAA
- a CDS encoding peptidylprolyl isomerase produces the protein METVAKVNGRPVSRNELDSTMQVYAQQMHHKNTDQLSVDQFQEVYDMALEKLIARALIFQAALAAGIVASEARVEEEKNQLIAQFSDENEFFAKLEKAGMSPEFYHRMVREDLTVNLMTAEKMKELPEPQATEIEEIYKRYPQKMVDPEKVHARHILVAAQSDERETALERIGRIKQEATAAEFERLAREHSDCPSAQAGGDLGYFARGQMVDSFEDAAFTQEPGQVGEIVETPYGFHLILVLDKTPERRLSLEEAETRLRNFLKEEAGVKLLKNWVDELRTHADVEIFS, from the coding sequence TTGGAAACCGTCGCCAAAGTCAACGGCCGCCCCGTCAGCCGCAACGAACTCGACAGCACCATGCAGGTCTATGCGCAACAGATGCACCATAAGAATACCGATCAGCTATCCGTGGACCAGTTTCAGGAAGTTTACGATATGGCACTGGAAAAGCTGATTGCCCGGGCGCTGATTTTTCAGGCAGCCTTGGCGGCGGGTATCGTTGCTTCTGAAGCCAGGGTCGAGGAAGAGAAAAACCAGCTCATTGCCCAATTTTCCGACGAGAATGAGTTCTTCGCTAAATTGGAAAAAGCCGGTATGAGTCCCGAATTTTACCACCGCATGGTCCGCGAGGATCTTACCGTCAATCTGATGACCGCCGAAAAAATGAAGGAGCTTCCCGAACCTCAAGCCACGGAGATTGAGGAAATCTACAAACGCTATCCGCAAAAAATGGTCGATCCGGAAAAGGTGCATGCGCGGCACATCCTGGTTGCCGCCCAGAGCGATGAACGCGAGACGGCCTTGGAGCGCATCGGCCGCATCAAACAGGAGGCGACCGCGGCCGAATTCGAACGCTTGGCGCGTGAGCATTCTGATTGTCCGAGTGCACAAGCCGGCGGTGATCTCGGCTATTTCGCCCGGGGCCAGATGGTGGATTCTTTCGAGGACGCCGCCTTCACCCAGGAGCCGGGCCAAGTTGGGGAAATTGTAGAAACTCCCTATGGCTTTCACTTGATTCTGGTGTTGGATAAAACCCCGGAGCGGCGTCTTAGCCTTGAAGAGGCCGAAACGCGTCTGCGCAATTTTCTCAAAGAAGAAGCAGGAGTGAAACTGCTTAAAAACTGGGTCGATGAATTGCGCACCCACGCCGATGTCGAAATCTTTTCCTGA
- a CDS encoding NAD-glutamate dehydrogenase, producing the protein MKIISDVASSDADLQTALIQIEAVLGCLEKFAPSEKSAYLVNLASALQAHTPHSYYLHSAPEQVAAWITEVFEFMDARRDDVALRMVRGTRSGRWYLLTNTPDAPYLLDSLQALLYRESVRFQVIAHPILRIRRQKGQIVEVGGSLEKGPCESLILMELQGFQDSRQRRIEGEIAEVLSSVLQVHAHQRKMSARLHHLEKLPGEANNREFWHWLQNDNFLPFGYRCWQVAQLEGATQVSLVEEPLGIFPNLPEMKVGETLPLARFCGEMHRRILRSDQVVAEETEVISPVFRGERLRYLGWREMLDDGRWREHAFSGLFSQKFLEEPTYSIAPLRRKIESALSDLGIPKGCHDYNKTIEIFNTFPKIEMFFLESAELRNMVRSFTFLYRQGGVKVVVAPSLSVHGATLLLILPREFYDPEHFDRLEAYIRRFFRAEEAKARIIHFSAEYLSLHVTVTPVEPGVRIDVRRLENGLTEIARPWEMKLRVLLERRFGEEVGDELYKRYAEGFSSEYRALSHPRFALRDIQGMEAVRRDGGEFFSLWGPFHNAEEYFRLQFYSRRETYLNDLIPLLENLHLSVIEELDFVLKQGEETCYIKSFAIRNADPDALPLAEVREKLLEILTVLRLGGVENDNLNRLLVLTGLGWKEIDVFRGYRNYYQQLGAPFTKRRVAFALMHNPRVARLLFDYFDARFQPRDEWQDQSVREEQALSPLRMELALALEDVADINEDRILRTLFNLIDSTVRTNFYQRNTGPDYFFAFKISAIGIIEMPAPRPLFEIYVHAADMEGIHLRGGRVARGGIRWSDRPDDFRTEVLGLMKTQMTKNAVIVPVGSKGGFIVQTPFTTREQGAELSRAAYMTLMRGLLDLTDNRIAGKIIRSPEVVAYDEQDPYMVVAADKGTAHLPDTANAIAREYGFWLDDAFASGGSKGYDHKALGITARGAWECVKRHFRELGKDIQTEPFTVVGIGDMSGDVFGNGMLLSRKIRLVAAFDHRHIFIDPDPEPETSWRERERLFRLPRSSWEDYDPAVISEGGGVFSRQAKDIPLSPQVRSLLGVRHGSMDGQGLVRAILQAEADLLWNGGIGTYVKASSEKHEDVGDRGNDGVRIDAGQLRVRVVGEGGNLGLTQRARIEFALGGGAINTDAIDNSAGVDCSDHEVNLKIFMQYLAEQQVLADVEERDRLLLEVSDEVCAAVLHNNYTQSLAVSLDLRRCRAENAPFVDLAERLVNAGLLDRAGEFLPSSKELLARADKSLTRPELAVLLAYSKMQMFQVVLDKGLPKGEKIREFLAGYFPAPIRDRFREHLDGHPLAREITATLITNTLVDLGGCAFIQRLGRRSGRSLADCLSVQFFFDQAFEGPALRLELFALDNRLPAEHQYDILLNYTEVLQEVCLWALQQEVPTELNQASVSEWQEHISEFVNMLAGVVPAAEWQSCRDEISDLEEKGLSRQFARQVATLHYLSDLLPLVPLSEDTGQDLHTIVCTYRDLGAHLEIATMREAALRVPVRDRWDRMAYETFTQDLNSIHYNLTGGVLREADGNVEQYLSSRRKKVRNLLTLLKQVQGRDPANFHPFTVLGRALNALI; encoded by the coding sequence ATGAAAATCATTAGCGATGTTGCTTCCTCAGATGCCGATCTTCAAACCGCGCTCATTCAGATCGAGGCGGTGTTGGGCTGTCTTGAAAAATTCGCACCTTCGGAAAAGTCCGCCTACCTTGTGAATCTTGCCAGTGCCCTGCAAGCACACACCCCCCATTCCTACTATCTGCACTCGGCGCCTGAACAGGTTGCCGCCTGGATCACCGAAGTCTTCGAATTTATGGATGCACGCCGCGATGATGTCGCCCTGCGTATGGTCAGGGGGACTCGTAGCGGTCGTTGGTATCTCCTGACGAATACTCCTGATGCGCCCTATCTGCTTGATTCTTTGCAAGCCCTGCTCTATCGCGAGAGTGTACGGTTTCAGGTGATCGCTCATCCGATCCTGCGTATCCGCCGGCAAAAAGGACAAATCGTTGAAGTTGGCGGCTCTTTGGAAAAAGGTCCGTGCGAATCCTTGATTCTGATGGAATTGCAGGGATTTCAGGACAGCCGGCAGCGTCGCATCGAAGGTGAAATCGCCGAGGTGCTCTCCAGTGTGTTGCAGGTTCATGCACATCAACGAAAAATGTCCGCACGACTGCATCATCTTGAAAAATTGCCCGGAGAGGCGAACAATCGTGAATTCTGGCACTGGTTGCAGAACGATAACTTTCTGCCCTTCGGCTATCGCTGCTGGCAGGTAGCGCAACTTGAAGGCGCAACTCAGGTAAGCCTGGTGGAAGAACCCTTGGGGATTTTTCCCAACCTGCCTGAAATGAAGGTGGGCGAGACTCTACCCCTGGCCCGTTTCTGCGGCGAGATGCATCGTCGTATCCTGCGCTCCGACCAGGTTGTCGCCGAGGAAACAGAAGTCATAAGTCCGGTATTTCGTGGTGAGCGACTGCGCTACCTTGGCTGGCGAGAGATGCTTGATGACGGCAGGTGGCGCGAACATGCTTTCAGCGGTCTTTTTTCGCAAAAATTTCTGGAGGAACCAACCTACTCCATTGCCCCGCTGCGCCGCAAAATTGAAAGCGCCCTGAGCGACCTGGGTATCCCGAAAGGATGCCATGACTACAATAAGACCATTGAAATATTCAATACATTCCCCAAAATCGAAATGTTTTTTCTGGAGTCCGCGGAATTGCGCAACATGGTGCGATCTTTTACCTTCCTTTATCGCCAGGGCGGGGTCAAGGTGGTGGTTGCTCCGAGCCTGTCCGTGCACGGTGCGACCCTGTTGCTGATCCTTCCACGCGAATTCTATGATCCTGAACATTTTGATCGGCTTGAGGCATACATCCGGCGCTTTTTCCGCGCCGAGGAGGCCAAGGCGCGCATCATCCATTTTTCTGCGGAATATTTGAGCCTGCATGTGACCGTGACGCCGGTGGAGCCTGGGGTGCGCATCGACGTGCGCCGTCTGGAAAATGGGCTCACCGAAATTGCCCGTCCCTGGGAAATGAAGTTGCGCGTTTTGCTGGAAAGGCGTTTCGGTGAAGAAGTGGGCGATGAACTCTACAAGCGTTACGCCGAGGGATTCAGCAGCGAATATCGTGCCCTGAGCCACCCGCGTTTTGCATTACGCGATATTCAGGGAATGGAAGCCGTGCGCCGTGACGGAGGGGAATTTTTCAGCCTCTGGGGTCCTTTTCACAATGCCGAGGAATATTTCCGCCTGCAGTTTTACAGCCGCCGCGAAACGTACCTCAACGATTTGATTCCACTACTTGAAAACCTGCATCTGTCGGTTATTGAAGAACTGGATTTCGTGTTGAAGCAGGGCGAAGAAACCTGCTACATCAAGAGCTTTGCCATCCGCAACGCCGACCCCGATGCCCTGCCCCTGGCCGAAGTTCGTGAAAAGCTGCTGGAAATTCTGACTGTTCTGCGTCTTGGCGGGGTGGAAAACGACAATCTCAATCGATTGCTGGTGCTGACCGGCCTGGGCTGGAAAGAGATCGATGTTTTTCGTGGCTATCGCAACTATTACCAGCAACTGGGTGCTCCCTTCACCAAACGCCGCGTCGCTTTTGCCCTGATGCATAATCCCCGGGTTGCCCGGCTGCTGTTTGACTATTTCGACGCGCGTTTCCAGCCGCGTGACGAGTGGCAGGATCAGTCCGTGCGCGAGGAGCAGGCCCTATCGCCCCTGCGCATGGAATTGGCCCTGGCCCTGGAAGACGTCGCGGATATCAACGAAGATCGCATCCTGCGCACTCTGTTCAATCTCATCGATTCCACTGTGCGCACCAATTTTTATCAGAGAAACACCGGCCCTGACTATTTTTTCGCGTTCAAGATCAGCGCCATAGGTATCATCGAGATGCCGGCGCCACGGCCCTTGTTTGAAATTTATGTGCATGCCGCAGATATGGAAGGCATTCATTTGCGTGGCGGCCGGGTGGCCCGCGGCGGCATTCGCTGGTCGGATCGTCCCGATGATTTTCGCACTGAAGTTCTGGGTTTGATGAAAACCCAGATGACCAAAAACGCGGTCATTGTTCCCGTCGGAAGCAAGGGCGGCTTTATCGTGCAAACACCTTTCACCACGCGCGAGCAGGGTGCCGAGCTCTCGCGTGCCGCTTATATGACCCTGATGCGGGGTTTGCTCGATCTGACCGATAATCGCATCGCTGGAAAAATCATCCGTTCTCCCGAGGTGGTGGCGTATGATGAACAGGATCCGTATATGGTGGTTGCGGCCGACAAAGGCACCGCTCATCTGCCGGATACCGCCAACGCCATCGCCCGCGAGTACGGATTCTGGCTCGATGATGCTTTTGCCAGCGGCGGCTCAAAAGGATATGACCACAAGGCGCTCGGCATCACCGCTCGCGGCGCCTGGGAATGCGTGAAACGTCATTTTCGCGAACTCGGCAAGGATATTCAGACCGAGCCCTTTACGGTGGTGGGCATCGGCGACATGAGTGGTGACGTTTTCGGCAACGGGATGCTGCTGTCACGCAAAATCCGCCTGGTTGCGGCCTTTGATCATCGCCATATCTTTATTGACCCTGATCCGGAACCGGAAACGTCCTGGCGTGAACGTGAGCGTCTGTTCCGCCTGCCGCGCTCCTCGTGGGAGGATTATGACCCTGCGGTGATCTCCGAAGGCGGCGGCGTTTTTTCCCGCCAGGCCAAGGACATTCCCCTTTCGCCCCAGGTACGCAGCCTCCTCGGAGTGCGCCACGGGTCCATGGATGGACAGGGTCTGGTGCGCGCGATTCTTCAGGCCGAGGCCGATCTGCTGTGGAATGGGGGCATCGGCACCTACGTCAAGGCTTCCAGCGAGAAACATGAGGATGTCGGTGATCGCGGCAATGACGGGGTACGCATCGACGCCGGCCAATTGCGGGTGAGAGTGGTGGGCGAGGGCGGCAACCTCGGCCTGACGCAGAGGGCGCGTATCGAGTTCGCCCTGGGCGGCGGGGCCATCAACACCGATGCCATAGACAACTCGGCGGGGGTGGATTGTTCCGACCATGAGGTCAACCTCAAAATTTTCATGCAATATCTCGCCGAACAGCAGGTCCTGGCCGATGTTGAAGAACGTGATCGCCTGTTGCTGGAAGTCTCTGACGAAGTTTGTGCTGCGGTGCTGCACAATAATTACACTCAGAGCCTCGCCGTTTCCCTTGATCTGCGTCGCTGCCGCGCCGAAAACGCACCTTTTGTCGACCTCGCCGAGCGTCTGGTCAATGCCGGCCTGCTGGATCGGGCCGGTGAGTTTTTGCCATCCTCCAAAGAGCTGCTTGCTCGTGCCGACAAATCACTGACTCGGCCGGAGTTGGCGGTTCTTCTGGCGTACAGCAAGATGCAGATGTTTCAGGTCGTCCTCGACAAGGGACTGCCCAAAGGGGAGAAGATCCGAGAGTTTCTTGCCGGCTACTTTCCGGCCCCCATCCGTGACCGTTTCAGGGAGCATCTCGATGGACATCCCCTGGCGCGCGAAATCACGGCGACCCTCATCACCAACACCCTGGTCGACCTGGGAGGTTGTGCCTTCATTCAGCGCCTGGGGCGTCGCTCAGGCCGCTCCTTGGCGGACTGCCTCAGTGTGCAGTTCTTTTTCGACCAGGCTTTTGAGGGCCCGGCTCTACGCCTGGAGCTCTTTGCCCTGGACAATCGCCTGCCGGCTGAGCACCAGTATGACATTCTTTTGAATTACACAGAGGTTCTGCAGGAAGTCTGCTTGTGGGCACTTCAGCAGGAGGTGCCGACCGAACTCAACCAGGCTTCCGTCAGCGAATGGCAGGAACATATCTCTGAATTTGTCAACATGCTGGCCGGAGTTGTCCCCGCCGCCGAATGGCAAAGTTGCCGGGACGAGATCTCCGATTTGGAAGAAAAGGGCCTCTCCCGGCAGTTCGCTCGCCAGGTGGCGACTCTTCACTATCTCAGCGATCTGCTGCCGCTTGTGCCCCTCAGTGAAGATACCGGACAGGATCTGCATACCATCGTCTGCACCTATCGTGACCTCGGCGCCCATCTCGAGATTGCCACTATGCGTGAAGCGGCCTTGCGCGTACCCGTTCGCGACCGCTGGGACCGCATGGCCTATGAAACCTTTACCCAGGATTTAAATTCCATTCACTATAATCTGACCGGCGGCGTGCTCAGAGAAGCCGATGGAAACGTGGAGCAATATCTCTCCTCACGGCGTAAAAAAGTTCGCAATCTGCTGACCCTTTTAAAGCAGGTTCAGGGCAGGGATCCCGCCAACTTCCACCCCTTCACGGTCTTGGGGCGTGCCCTGAATGCGCTCATCTAA
- a CDS encoding flavin reductase family protein, protein MEKRRLGPCVTFFPQPTTLIATRDEEGAVNLMTASWVGIVSKTPPTMAVALHQSRKSYQNLKQGVGAFTVNVVPAGLAMEADFCGLKSGSEVDKVAHAGLGLEPAAQVAVPLVAESPLNVECRVVGEQQLGEYCLVLGEILEIHAADAAFDDSGNMDARVFDPLVYLGGIREYWSLGEKAGRAYRDGTRLFPEDAKGQ, encoded by the coding sequence ATGGAAAAACGTCGACTTGGACCCTGTGTCACCTTCTTTCCGCAGCCGACGACTCTCATCGCGACCCGTGATGAAGAAGGCGCGGTAAATTTGATGACGGCCTCCTGGGTGGGGATCGTCAGCAAAACCCCTCCGACCATGGCCGTTGCCTTGCATCAGAGTCGCAAATCCTATCAGAACCTTAAACAGGGAGTAGGGGCTTTCACCGTGAATGTGGTTCCCGCCGGCCTGGCGATGGAAGCCGATTTCTGCGGTCTCAAATCCGGCAGCGAAGTTGATAAAGTGGCCCACGCCGGTTTGGGCCTGGAACCCGCTGCGCAGGTGGCCGTGCCCTTGGTGGCCGAATCCCCGTTGAACGTCGAATGCCGCGTCGTGGGTGAGCAGCAGCTTGGAGAGTATTGCCTGGTGTTGGGCGAAATTCTCGAAATCCACGCAGCGGATGCTGCGTTTGACGATTCCGGCAATATGGACGCTCGCGTCTTCGACCCCCTGGTTTATCTCGGCGGCATCAGGGAATACTGGAGTTTGGGTGAAAAAGCGGGCCGGGCTTATCGCGACGGAACACGGCTGTTTCCTGAGGATGCCAAGGGTCAATGA
- the panB gene encoding 3-methyl-2-oxobutanoate hydroxymethyltransferase has translation MKKRKTILDIRKMKGDGQKISVLTAYDYPLARILDEAGIDLILVGDSVATVVSGYDTTLPVTLDEMIYHTRAVVRGSQQALVVADLPFLSYQVDLRDARLSAGRLIKEGGAQAVKLEGGENVAETIAAITAMDIPVMGHIGLTPQSIHRMGGYRVQGRREEQAQQLLADARAVEAAGAFALVLEGIPRYLAREITHAVSIPTIGIGAGVYCDGQVLVIHDILGLCEKYSPKFVKKYADVSTVIREGVDAYIRDVKEGVFPTAEHSFD, from the coding sequence GTGAAAAAACGCAAGACCATACTCGATATCCGCAAGATGAAGGGCGACGGGCAGAAAATTTCTGTTCTGACCGCCTATGATTATCCTCTGGCGCGCATCCTGGACGAGGCCGGTATCGATCTGATCCTGGTCGGCGATTCGGTTGCGACGGTCGTTTCCGGATACGACACCACTTTGCCGGTAACCCTCGACGAGATGATCTACCACACCCGCGCTGTGGTGCGCGGTTCACAACAGGCGCTGGTGGTGGCCGACCTGCCGTTTCTCTCCTACCAGGTCGACCTGCGTGATGCACGCCTCAGTGCCGGCCGCCTGATCAAGGAAGGCGGCGCTCAGGCGGTCAAACTTGAGGGGGGCGAAAATGTCGCCGAAACGATCGCCGCCATTACGGCCATGGATATTCCCGTTATGGGACATATCGGACTGACGCCTCAGTCGATTCATCGCATGGGCGGCTACCGTGTGCAAGGGCGCCGGGAAGAACAGGCCCAGCAGTTGCTTGCCGATGCTCGCGCGGTTGAGGCTGCCGGTGCTTTTGCCTTGGTGCTTGAAGGAATTCCACGCTACCTTGCACGTGAAATTACCCACGCGGTATCCATCCCAACCATAGGCATTGGTGCCGGTGTCTATTGTGACGGTCAGGTTCTTGTCATCCACGACATACTCGGCTTGTGTGAAAAATACTCTCCCAAATTCGTTAAAAAATATGCCGACGTGTCCACCGTTATCCGCGAAGGTGTGGATGCTTACATCCGTGACGTGAAAGAAGGGGTGTTCCCGACAGCGGAACATTCCTTCGACTGA
- the panC gene encoding pantoate--beta-alanine ligase gives MEIITDIAQMQQLCLTSRQQGLRIAFVPTMGYLHEGHLSLLRAARATGDILVLSIFVNPAQFGAGEDFDSYPRDLSRDAELARASGTNWLFAPPVGAMYPQGYGTWVNVEGITSTLCGASRPGHFQGVTTVVCKLINIVQPHVAFFGRKDFQQLAVIRRMSTDLNLPVEVRGLPIVREADGLAMSSRNVNLSPAQRQQALALYAAIRAASSMVRGGERDSLRVIQAVRKRIEQEPEAAIDYVQICHEQTLADCDVVHRHAVLLLAVRIGATRLIDNHHLGEEIPES, from the coding sequence ATGGAAATCATTACCGACATTGCACAGATGCAACAGCTCTGCCTAACGTCCAGGCAGCAGGGCCTGCGTATTGCCTTTGTGCCGACCATGGGCTACCTGCACGAAGGCCACCTTTCCCTGTTGCGAGCGGCACGGGCCACGGGCGATATTCTGGTGCTGAGCATTTTTGTCAACCCCGCTCAGTTCGGAGCAGGCGAGGATTTCGACAGCTATCCGCGCGACCTTTCCCGCGATGCCGAACTGGCGCGCGCCTCAGGTACCAACTGGCTGTTCGCGCCCCCGGTCGGCGCTATGTATCCGCAGGGGTATGGCACCTGGGTCAATGTTGAGGGAATCACGTCCACTCTGTGCGGTGCCAGCCGTCCCGGTCATTTTCAGGGAGTCACCACGGTGGTGTGCAAGCTTATCAACATTGTCCAACCCCATGTGGCCTTTTTCGGACGCAAGGACTTTCAGCAACTCGCCGTTATTCGTCGGATGAGCACCGATCTGAATCTGCCGGTGGAGGTGCGGGGGCTGCCCATCGTGCGCGAGGCCGACGGCTTGGCCATGAGCTCGCGCAATGTCAATCTTTCGCCCGCGCAACGGCAACAGGCACTGGCCCTTTACGCTGCGATCCGCGCGGCGAGTTCGATGGTGCGTGGCGGCGAGCGCGACAGCCTGAGGGTGATACAAGCGGTACGCAAGAGAATTGAACAAGAACCTGAAGCGGCGATCGACTATGTCCAGATCTGCCATGAGCAAACCCTGGCAGACTGCGATGTCGTCCATCGGCATGCCGTTCTGCTGCTGGCGGTCAGAATCGGAGCAACCCGTCTGATCGACAACCATCATCTGGGAGAGGAGATTCCAGAATCATGA
- the panD gene encoding aspartate 1-decarboxylase, translating into MTRKMLKSKIHRATVTGADLHYEGSITIDRDLMEQSDIKPYEAVDIWNVTYGTRFQTYAIEGQPGSGTICINGAAARLVSRGDLVIIASWLDIPEAQVAAHEPKLVFVDEKNRSTSQTVETGGQADLKKAI; encoded by the coding sequence ATGACGAGAAAAATGCTGAAGTCCAAAATCCATCGCGCCACGGTCACTGGTGCCGACCTGCATTACGAAGGTTCCATCACCATCGATCGCGATCTGATGGAACAATCCGACATTAAGCCTTATGAGGCCGTCGACATCTGGAACGTTACCTACGGCACGCGATTTCAGACGTATGCCATTGAAGGCCAACCCGGCAGCGGCACTATCTGCATCAACGGCGCCGCGGCGCGTCTGGTGTCCCGCGGCGATCTGGTGATCATTGCCAGCTGGCTCGACATTCCTGAAGCGCAGGTGGCTGCCCATGAGCCTAAACTGGTTTTTGTCGACGAGAAAAACCGCTCGACTTCGCAGACTGTCGAAACCGGCGGGCAGGCGGATCTGAAAAAGGCCATCTAG